In Pedobacter heparinus DSM 2366, the following are encoded in one genomic region:
- a CDS encoding redoxin domain-containing protein produces the protein MKKILLSLLFLFISYIGAMAQGKENWPKIGKIFPSIKFNDVQYHPSKQLTLTDLRGKWIILDFWNFFCKSCVEEFPKLDSLQKHFAKDVKVLLVGYTGSQYSTHDDKHIQPLFERVRKKNQLSLSIAYDSVVFHQLQVYSPLKLIIDPKGVLRAVTYRITDADMRSFIAGKEPRLPKAWFRNENKVTYDPDLPFLLNGNGGNDKDFLYRSVLAEFKDYMNGNNQYEFNIKGNQMQVLGASLAALYRFAYTGAGTIHYGDPLYGRVAMMPILELKNQAPFEVDIDLRTGMYAYGISFPPDKSSKVQVMRMMQQDLQKYFGYKVEVENRKMAIWKLVVISKAPPALKLPEDVANYPFDSVRSMLYGITSTYGNDRYVFVDETNSKGKLDIILKCKMDDFQDVRRALRENGFDLVQGEKEMQVVVIKDNPDEN, from the coding sequence ATGAAAAAGATACTACTAAGCCTTTTATTTTTGTTTATTTCCTATATCGGAGCAATGGCGCAAGGCAAGGAAAACTGGCCTAAAATTGGAAAAATATTCCCTTCTATAAAATTTAATGACGTGCAATATCATCCGTCTAAGCAATTAACCTTAACTGATTTAAGAGGAAAATGGATAATCCTTGACTTCTGGAACTTTTTCTGTAAATCATGCGTAGAAGAGTTCCCGAAGCTGGATTCTTTACAAAAGCATTTTGCAAAAGATGTGAAAGTGTTGCTGGTGGGCTATACCGGATCTCAGTATAGCACCCATGATGACAAACACATTCAACCGCTTTTTGAAAGAGTAAGAAAGAAAAATCAGCTCTCGTTAAGTATTGCATATGATTCTGTTGTTTTTCATCAACTACAAGTATACAGCCCGCTAAAACTCATTATCGATCCAAAAGGGGTATTGAGGGCAGTTACTTATCGAATTACTGATGCTGATATGCGATCTTTCATAGCAGGGAAAGAACCCAGATTACCAAAGGCATGGTTTAGAAACGAGAATAAAGTGACCTATGACCCTGATTTGCCATTTCTTTTAAATGGTAATGGTGGCAATGACAAAGACTTTTTATACAGGTCTGTCTTAGCCGAGTTTAAAGATTATATGAACGGAAACAATCAGTACGAGTTCAATATTAAAGGGAATCAAATGCAGGTATTAGGTGCCAGCCTTGCTGCTTTATACAGGTTTGCTTATACCGGGGCTGGAACAATTCATTACGGTGATCCTCTTTATGGAAGGGTTGCAATGATGCCGATCCTCGAACTGAAAAATCAAGCTCCTTTTGAAGTAGACATAGACCTTCGGACTGGAATGTATGCTTATGGAATTAGCTTCCCTCCTGATAAATCATCAAAAGTCCAGGTAATGCGGATGATGCAGCAAGACCTGCAAAAATACTTCGGGTATAAGGTTGAAGTAGAGAACAGGAAAATGGCAATTTGGAAGTTAGTTGTAATCTCAAAAGCACCCCCTGCATTAAAACTACCTGAAGATGTTGCAAATTATCCCTTTGATTCTGTCAGAAGTATGCTATATGGCATTACTTCGACTTATGGTAACGATAGATACGTATTTGTCGATGAAACCAACTCAAAAGGTAAGTTGGATATCATCCTGAAGTGTAAGATGGATGATTTTCAAGATGTAAGGCGTGCATTGAGAGAAAATGGTTTTGATTTGGTACAAGGTGAAAAGGAAATGCAGGTGGTGGTGATAAAAGACAATCCAGATGAAAATTAA
- a CDS encoding alkaline phosphatase family protein gives MKINALVFSLLFPALLWGQGKKQIVLISIDGLRPEFYQDGSYPVPNLQKLMKEGTCAKHMKSVFPSYTYPSHVAMLTGAMPARSGIYYNAPIGSSGVWHWFTRDIKVPTLWQALKKTGLTSSAIEWPVSVDDIITWNIPEIWDVAHPSDRITVTRKYATKGLVEKAEQAIGKLDSVNMSEENLSLDLNSAKIAAYIFKTYKPNFMALHFCVCGWCPA, from the coding sequence ATGAAAATTAACGCTTTGGTTTTTAGTTTGTTATTCCCTGCGCTTTTGTGGGGACAGGGAAAAAAGCAGATTGTCCTGATCAGCATTGATGGTCTTCGCCCTGAATTTTATCAGGATGGGAGTTATCCTGTGCCCAACTTGCAAAAATTAATGAAAGAGGGTACATGCGCCAAACACATGAAAAGTGTTTTCCCTAGCTATACTTACCCATCCCATGTTGCCATGCTTACTGGAGCAATGCCCGCGCGTAGCGGTATTTATTATAATGCACCCATTGGCAGTTCCGGTGTCTGGCATTGGTTTACTAGGGACATTAAAGTCCCTACCCTTTGGCAGGCATTGAAAAAGACCGGACTAACCAGTTCCGCAATAGAATGGCCAGTAAGTGTGGATGATATCATTACCTGGAATATTCCTGAGATATGGGACGTTGCACATCCATCAGACAGGATAACTGTAACAAGGAAATATGCTACCAAAGGTCTGGTGGAAAAAGCGGAACAAGCCATCGGTAAACTAGACAGTGTAAACATGAGCGAGGAAAACTTAAGCCTTGATTTGAATAGTGCTAAAATAGCAGCCTACATTTTCAAAACCTATAAACCTAATTTCATGGCCCTGCATTTTTGCGTGTGTGGATGGTGCCCAGCATGA
- a CDS encoding alkaline phosphatase family protein has translation MDGAQHEHGRDHEKVAAAIINADKAIGTVLDAIESSGLKENTTVLVVGDHGMSDIHTVFRPNMLIKDLPAKFVAAGGSAFLYAKKGVPNTEFAGIVQSVSKQLDALPAERRKLFRIMDRKELDKMGADSSAVMALAAVPGLVFSGAVQPAKIVNLGPGTQVQQNPLEGLFVPTTGGHHGYDPNSPEMYTGFIAAGAGIAKGNVVEGLCVTDIAPLIAELLGLEFKTPDGKLVPGILNNSIINQTIK, from the coding sequence GTGGATGGTGCCCAGCATGAGCATGGCAGGGATCATGAAAAGGTTGCTGCGGCGATTATTAATGCTGACAAAGCGATTGGAACTGTATTAGATGCTATTGAAAGTTCTGGGTTAAAAGAAAACACAACGGTTCTGGTAGTTGGTGATCATGGCATGTCGGATATTCATACGGTATTTAGGCCCAATATGCTGATTAAGGATTTACCTGCAAAGTTTGTAGCCGCGGGCGGTTCTGCTTTTTTATATGCAAAAAAAGGTGTGCCAAATACTGAGTTTGCTGGAATTGTACAATCGGTAAGTAAACAATTGGATGCTTTACCTGCTGAACGGCGAAAACTGTTTAGGATTATGGACCGCAAGGAGCTGGACAAAATGGGTGCGGATTCTAGCGCAGTAATGGCTTTAGCTGCTGTGCCGGGTTTGGTATTTAGCGGAGCTGTTCAACCAGCCAAAATTGTTAACCTGGGCCCGGGAACGCAGGTACAGCAAAATCCTTTGGAAGGATTGTTTGTACCAACAACTGGTGGTCATCATGGCTATGATCCGAACTCGCCGGAAATGTATACGGGCTTTATTGCTGCTGGTGCTGGTATAGCAAAAGGCAACGTAGTTGAGGGGCTGTGTGTAACAGATATAGCGCCGCTTATTGCTGAATTGCTAGGGCTTGAGTTTAAGACGCCTGATGGGAAGCTGGTACCGGGGATTTTAAACAACAGTATCATCAACCAAACTATTAAATGA
- a CDS encoding type IV toxin-antitoxin system AbiEi family antitoxin domain-containing protein: MEQNELSENPLAFLIHRKDGVFTTEDLMRLGLTRDEANKIMEQLCRDGVVQLVPVISGIN; the protein is encoded by the coding sequence ATGGAACAAAACGAGTTATCGGAAAACCCTCTTGCTTTTTTAATCCATAGAAAGGATGGAGTGTTTACTACAGAAGATCTGATGCGGCTTGGATTGACCAGGGATGAAGCCAATAAGATCATGGAGCAGCTTTGCAGGGATGGTGTTGTACAGTTGGTGCCGGTGATTAGCGGCATAAATTAA
- a CDS encoding ORF6N domain-containing protein, with protein sequence MLDSDLAELYGVETRVLNQAIKRNIVRFPDSFMFQLLEEEWNALISQFVISNGRGGRRKLPYAFTEHGILMLSSVLNSTQAIQMSIRIIEMFVLLREMVLLHKDVSVLVEQVENRLMKQDQKIEVLFTYLNKFMDKVDGSKGKIGFKVGHKEV encoded by the coding sequence ATGCTTGATAGTGATCTGGCTGAACTTTATGGTGTTGAAACACGAGTTTTGAACCAGGCTATTAAAAGAAATATTGTTCGTTTCCCTGATTCTTTTATGTTCCAGCTATTGGAAGAAGAATGGAATGCTTTGATATCACAGTTTGTGATATCAAACGGAAGAGGTGGAAGAAGAAAACTGCCCTATGCTTTTACTGAACACGGGATATTAATGTTATCAAGTGTACTAAACAGTACCCAGGCAATACAAATGAGTATTCGTATTATCGAAATGTTTGTATTGCTTAGAGAAATGGTGTTGTTGCATAAAGATGTTTCTGTTCTGGTAGAGCAGGTGGAAAACAGATTAATGAAACAAGATCAGAAAATAGAAGTTCTGTTTACCTATCTGAATAAATTTATGGATAAAGTAGATGGATCAAAGGGAAAAATTGGATTTAAAGTAGGCCATAAAGAAGTTTAA
- a CDS encoding aminotransferase class I/II-fold pyridoxal phosphate-dependent enzyme: MNRPDFNKSHMGTFAVNMQGYGMYERAEIFSDYIAHQHERGLWNYRNVCISGCRPEVELDLPDTLRHIKHKTFVATVFNDYLGFSQHPAVKAAAIAAIDRYGVGVTASPAIGGQMDFHREIEQATARFFRQKSAILFTTGYTANSATMRALVNTQDKVIVDRSAHASMFEGILDRTRMAYFEHNNMDSLERKLKESTAKGEHRDIMVVIDGVYSQPADLAKLDEVVFLCKHYGARLAMDDAHGIGVIGQTGRGVIEHFNAWQDVDIITGTFSKTLGHLGGYVVASPEMIRYLQFQAGQHIFSVAPTPASLCVIKSMALLDEEPWWQAKLWENISYLKKGLHDLGLDTGNSASAIVPVMIGSAHLNAQVCRWLLEAGIYACQIGYPAVNVKGARIRMSLMATHTLEHLDRILNAWEWVKTKMNIRNFE; this comes from the coding sequence ATGAACAGACCAGATTTTAATAAATCGCATATGGGAACGTTTGCCGTAAACATGCAGGGCTATGGCATGTACGAGCGGGCAGAAATTTTTAGCGATTATATAGCACACCAGCACGAGCGTGGCCTGTGGAACTACCGCAATGTATGCATCAGCGGCTGCAGGCCCGAAGTAGAACTGGATTTGCCGGATACCTTAAGGCACATTAAACACAAGACCTTTGTGGCCACCGTATTTAATGACTACCTGGGCTTTAGCCAGCACCCCGCCGTAAAAGCAGCCGCCATTGCTGCGATAGATCGTTACGGCGTGGGTGTTACGGCCAGCCCGGCCATTGGCGGACAGATGGATTTCCACAGGGAAATAGAACAGGCCACCGCCCGCTTTTTTAGACAGAAAAGTGCCATTTTGTTTACTACGGGCTATACGGCCAACAGCGCTACCATGCGTGCACTGGTAAATACACAGGATAAGGTGATTGTAGACCGCTCGGCCCATGCCAGTATGTTTGAAGGGATACTGGACAGGACCAGAATGGCCTACTTTGAACACAACAACATGGACAGCCTGGAGCGTAAACTGAAAGAAAGTACGGCCAAAGGTGAACATAGGGACATCATGGTAGTGATAGACGGGGTATACAGCCAGCCTGCAGACCTGGCCAAACTGGATGAGGTTGTTTTTTTGTGCAAACATTATGGCGCCCGCCTGGCCATGGATGATGCGCATGGTATTGGGGTAATTGGCCAGACCGGCCGTGGGGTAATAGAGCATTTTAATGCCTGGCAGGATGTGGACATCATTACGGGCACTTTTAGCAAAACCCTGGGCCATTTGGGGGGCTATGTGGTGGCAAGCCCCGAAATGATCAGGTACCTGCAGTTCCAGGCGGGTCAGCACATCTTTTCGGTAGCGCCTACGCCGGCATCGCTTTGCGTAATTAAGAGCATGGCCCTGCTGGACGAGGAGCCCTGGTGGCAGGCCAAGCTTTGGGAAAACATCAGTTACCTGAAAAAGGGCCTGCATGATTTGGGTCTGGATACGGGCAACAGTGCCAGTGCCATAGTGCCGGTAATGATAGGATCGGCCCATTTAAACGCCCAGGTATGCCGCTGGCTTTTGGAAGCGGGCATTTACGCCTGCCAGATTGGTTACCCGGCCGTAAATGTGAAAGGTGCACGCATCAGGATGAGCCTGATGGCCACGCATACGCTTGAACACCTGGACAGGATACTGAACGCCTGGGAATGGGTAAAGACGAAAATGAACATCAGGAACTTTGAATAA
- a CDS encoding TetR/AcrR family transcriptional regulator encodes MSKNKRNKLATKASLIKAALEDIVKNGFKSLSGAKLAEQAGRHGSRITHLFGGLGGLIKATVAEHDHWDLLFKKFSIPKDAGEKETRKLFAGLMATNFSAFKENTDMQHMILGQMSVKLEVLQEISAYRELEGAKLLDRTDRYFEDSGVCFRTVIGLLLYGSYGLVLHARHTGGTVAGKDINKEEDLKVAKQTIANLIELAWKDAGKKRKKRLREKMTVLLIAGILWTEEVQNIPMLFTEGNFF; translated from the coding sequence ATGAGCAAAAATAAAAGGAATAAACTGGCTACAAAGGCAAGCCTGATAAAAGCTGCGCTGGAAGATATTGTTAAAAATGGTTTTAAAAGCTTATCGGGTGCAAAACTGGCCGAACAGGCTGGCAGGCATGGCAGTAGGATAACCCATTTGTTTGGTGGCTTGGGCGGACTGATCAAAGCAACCGTTGCCGAGCATGACCATTGGGACCTGCTGTTTAAAAAGTTCAGCATCCCGAAAGATGCCGGGGAAAAAGAGACAAGGAAGCTGTTTGCAGGGCTGATGGCTACCAACTTTAGCGCTTTTAAGGAAAACACGGACATGCAGCACATGATACTGGGACAAATGAGTGTAAAGCTTGAGGTGTTGCAGGAGATATCGGCCTACAGGGAGCTGGAAGGGGCAAAACTACTGGACAGAACGGACAGGTATTTTGAGGACAGCGGGGTGTGCTTTCGTACGGTTATTGGGCTGTTGCTGTATGGCAGTTATGGATTGGTGCTTCATGCCCGGCATACCGGAGGTACGGTTGCAGGTAAGGACATCAATAAAGAGGAAGACCTGAAGGTAGCAAAACAGACAATTGCTAATTTGATTGAACTGGCCTGGAAGGATGCGGGCAAGAAACGGAAGAAGCGCCTGAGGGAAAAAATGACCGTTCTGCTCATCGCGGGGATCCTTTGGACTGAAGAAGTCCAAAATATCCCAATGCTCTTCACAGAAGGTAATTTTTTTTGA
- a CDS encoding MauE/DoxX family redox-associated membrane protein has translation MKLILNKRFWYLLLIDVIRYLFMVLFLYAAFSKVWEFQKFKVQLGQSPILSDFTFLVALLVPAIEILIAIGLAFRRTLLPALWASYGLMIMFSLYIIVILKFSDRPVCHCGGVLEQMQWSEHLWFNVGFVGLGIIGLWLGFYHRFRNASTLTRHLEPQGEISCLGIVQEIPRRCASLEMTGCVKDDRFRHDDEAV, from the coding sequence ATGAAATTGATTTTGAATAAAAGATTTTGGTACCTGCTGTTGATTGATGTGATCAGGTACTTATTTATGGTGCTGTTTTTATATGCAGCATTTAGCAAAGTTTGGGAATTTCAGAAGTTTAAAGTGCAGCTGGGGCAGTCGCCTATATTATCGGATTTTACCTTTCTGGTTGCACTGCTTGTGCCTGCTATTGAAATTTTGATTGCTATAGGTTTGGCGTTTAGAAGGACTTTACTGCCAGCCCTTTGGGCCAGTTATGGCTTGATGATCATGTTTAGCTTGTACATCATAGTGATTTTGAAGTTCAGTGACAGGCCGGTTTGCCATTGTGGGGGTGTTTTGGAGCAGATGCAATGGTCGGAGCACTTATGGTTTAATGTGGGGTTTGTGGGGTTGGGGATAATAGGGTTGTGGTTGGGGTTTTACCACCGGTTTCGTAATGCTAGCACACTAACCCGTCATCTCGAACCGCAGGGAGAGATCTCTTGTTTAGGCATAGTTCAAGAGATCCCTCGTCGCTGCGCTTCCCTCGAGATGACGGGGTGTGTTAAGGACGACCGCTTTAGGCATGACGACGAAGCAGTTTAA
- a CDS encoding DUF6266 family protein, protein MGFLSGGPYYDMIGRTGNNVGRRVKGKNVFSMRPSKSNKAPTVAQVNQRLRFELVASWLRRLGSVIDIGFKEYDAQMSARNAAFSYNVLHAITGVTPNYTIDYAKVMFSKGPLDLPNDPQINVATAAKLDYSWAATTGDSNGLATDKFSFVVFNPSKNKFVTLKGGAVRSALAYSLQLPGDFSGDTVEAYFSIVSADGKMVSDSVYIGPFIVL, encoded by the coding sequence ATGGGATTTTTATCAGGTGGTCCTTATTACGATATGATCGGAAGGACCGGAAACAACGTTGGACGCCGCGTAAAGGGAAAAAATGTATTCTCTATGCGGCCATCCAAATCAAACAAAGCACCTACGGTGGCACAGGTAAACCAGCGGCTAAGGTTTGAGCTGGTAGCCTCATGGCTGAGGCGCCTTGGCAGTGTGATTGACATCGGCTTTAAAGAGTATGATGCGCAAATGTCTGCACGTAATGCGGCCTTTTCCTATAATGTATTGCATGCGATTACAGGGGTAACACCCAATTACACCATTGATTATGCTAAGGTAATGTTTAGCAAGGGCCCGCTGGATTTACCAAACGACCCGCAAATCAATGTAGCTACGGCTGCTAAACTGGATTACAGTTGGGCTGCCACTACTGGTGACAGCAATGGATTGGCTACGGACAAGTTCAGTTTTGTGGTGTTTAACCCATCAAAAAACAAATTTGTAACGCTGAAAGGTGGAGCCGTACGCTCGGCTTTGGCTTACAGCCTGCAGCTGCCCGGCGATTTTTCGGGAGATACTGTAGAGGCCTATTTTTCTATAGTATCAGCTGATGGGAAAATGGTAAGTGACTCGGTTTATATAGGGCCGTTTATTGTACTTTAA
- a CDS encoding 3-keto-disaccharide hydrolase has protein sequence MYKKILVLGIGCLLMTGAAERAYASTNTALSAAQKLAEAKDLIGRWDITVDEDGKSVPSWLEVKLSGYSTLVGYFVAASGSARPVAEVKFDNGKFKFEIPPQWEKGTQNFVIEGELTSAGIQGTMLTSEGKKYNWKGVKAPYLKRTAAPVWGKAINLFNGKDLTGWKATGKNQWEVKNGILTSPKPGSNLITEQKFNDFKLHVEFKYPKGGNSGVYLRGRYETQIEDSPKDAHPNSVLFGGIYGFLTANEMVTLGPDQWQTYDITLVGRMVTVVANGKTIISNQEIPGITGGALDSNEAEPGPIYLQGDHQPIEFRKIVITPAIAN, from the coding sequence ATGTATAAAAAAATCCTTGTATTGGGTATAGGTTGTTTACTGATGACAGGTGCTGCCGAAAGGGCGTATGCATCAACTAATACTGCGCTTTCTGCTGCACAAAAGCTGGCCGAAGCTAAAGATTTAATCGGGCGCTGGGACATTACAGTTGATGAGGACGGTAAATCTGTTCCTTCCTGGCTGGAAGTAAAGCTTTCAGGTTACAGTACTTTAGTGGGTTATTTTGTTGCAGCTTCGGGAAGTGCGCGCCCTGTAGCTGAAGTGAAATTTGACAATGGTAAATTTAAGTTCGAGATTCCACCACAATGGGAAAAGGGTACGCAGAATTTTGTAATTGAGGGGGAATTGACCAGTGCTGGAATACAGGGTACGATGCTGACCAGTGAAGGTAAAAAATACAATTGGAAAGGGGTAAAAGCGCCATATTTAAAAAGAACAGCTGCTCCGGTATGGGGTAAGGCCATTAACCTTTTTAATGGAAAAGACCTGACTGGCTGGAAAGCGACAGGCAAAAACCAGTGGGAAGTAAAGAATGGTATCTTAACCAGTCCGAAGCCTGGTTCAAACCTGATCACTGAACAGAAGTTTAATGATTTTAAACTCCATGTAGAATTTAAATACCCCAAAGGTGGCAACAGCGGTGTGTATTTAAGAGGCAGGTATGAAACACAGATAGAGGATAGTCCGAAAGATGCCCATCCCAACAGTGTGCTGTTTGGTGGAATATATGGTTTTTTAACAGCTAATGAAATGGTTACACTTGGGCCAGACCAATGGCAGACTTATGATATTACATTGGTGGGCCGTATGGTAACTGTAGTGGCGAATGGTAAAACAATCATCAGCAATCAGGAAATTCCGGGTATTACCGGGGGTGCACTGGACAGCAATGAAGCTGAGCCGGGACCAATTTACCTGCAGGGCGATCATCAACCCATTGAATTCAGAAAAATAGTGATTACACCGGCCATTGCCAACTGA
- a CDS encoding FG-GAP-like repeat-containing protein — MKKTNLMLKKALLSLSFGLCLAGCKETQLTDLKEQANGAKPKSAGDVQLLLAGESPFKVLSFNVRHNDAGDPQTITQRQGNIRQIIVDNNPDIFGVQEFSDDTFKTWFRAQMATLGYGEYFSTTLTATPKTIFFKNSRFTLERSGTVRLGASPIINTATWVVLLDNSTSNRYFISNSHWQFDSQPTRIANANALVAMVNAQNTDNLPVIVFGDFNAKPGTTEINALKDGLDVVDALGDSTGDPTFHGWTSTGTNKIDWIMSDRSMGFTSWNVITTSYGGYWPSDHWPVIATYVPGVFGGPHTDANGKSANANTKFYFADIDGDGKKDKVYWNPTYDSGRPQVFLSNGNGTFASPAVVHTASASTLSTTRYHFADVNGDGKADLILWDPTLNSGHTRVYLATTSGNFSSTVVDNPEGTSAGTTTVYSFADVNGDGKADKIYWNATFDSGKTRVYLATSGGSFSGTVVAGTEGASTTGGTIFYYADVNGDGKMDKILWHPTLNSGKTMVYLSDGDGTFTASSTFSNSGASSVSASTEFYFADINGDGRADKIYWRPDLYLGKLKVYYATTGSVFDGPIYSLRGTSQSANTNFYFADINGDGKADQIRWNYAENTGELRNYFAK, encoded by the coding sequence ATGAAGAAAACAAATTTAATGCTCAAAAAAGCGCTCCTCTCATTGAGCTTTGGCTTGTGCCTGGCTGGATGCAAAGAAACCCAGCTCACAGATTTAAAAGAACAGGCAAATGGTGCAAAGCCCAAATCGGCAGGCGACGTACAACTGCTGCTCGCCGGCGAAAGCCCTTTCAAAGTGCTGTCTTTTAATGTCAGGCATAATGATGCCGGCGACCCCCAAACCATTACACAACGGCAGGGAAATATCCGCCAGATTATTGTAGACAATAATCCGGATATTTTTGGGGTGCAGGAATTCTCAGATGATACGTTCAAAACCTGGTTTAGGGCCCAAATGGCCACATTGGGTTATGGAGAATATTTCAGTACCACGCTTACCGCTACTCCTAAAACTATTTTCTTTAAAAACTCGCGGTTTACACTTGAAAGAAGCGGTACAGTAAGGTTAGGCGCCTCTCCCATCATCAATACGGCCACCTGGGTAGTGCTGCTCGACAACAGCACCTCCAACAGGTATTTTATCAGCAACAGCCACTGGCAGTTTGATTCACAACCCACAAGGATCGCGAATGCCAATGCACTGGTTGCAATGGTGAACGCCCAGAATACCGACAACCTGCCCGTAATTGTCTTCGGTGATTTTAATGCCAAACCAGGTACAACCGAAATCAATGCGCTGAAAGATGGCCTGGATGTAGTAGATGCGCTTGGTGATAGCACCGGCGACCCTACCTTTCATGGCTGGACCTCAACCGGAACCAATAAAATTGACTGGATCATGAGCGACAGAAGTATGGGTTTTACCAGCTGGAATGTCATCACAACCAGTTATGGTGGCTATTGGCCTTCAGATCACTGGCCGGTTATTGCCACTTATGTACCAGGCGTATTTGGTGGTCCGCATACCGATGCAAACGGAAAGAGCGCCAATGCAAATACTAAATTTTATTTTGCCGATATAGACGGGGACGGTAAAAAAGATAAAGTATACTGGAACCCTACTTATGACAGCGGCAGGCCCCAGGTATTTCTTTCTAATGGAAACGGTACTTTTGCCTCTCCTGCAGTGGTCCATACCGCTAGTGCTTCCACCCTCAGTACCACCAGGTACCATTTTGCTGATGTAAATGGCGACGGAAAGGCCGATCTGATTTTATGGGACCCTACCCTAAACTCGGGCCATACCAGGGTTTATCTGGCCACTACCAGTGGCAACTTCAGCTCAACCGTGGTTGATAACCCGGAAGGAACCAGCGCAGGTACAACCACAGTGTACAGTTTTGCCGATGTGAACGGCGATGGCAAAGCGGATAAGATTTACTGGAACGCCACCTTCGATTCCGGCAAAACACGCGTATACTTAGCCACTTCTGGTGGTAGCTTTAGCGGAACTGTTGTTGCTGGTACAGAAGGTGCCAGTACAACCGGCGGAACCATTTTTTATTATGCTGATGTAAATGGTGATGGTAAAATGGATAAGATATTATGGCACCCTACTTTAAATTCAGGCAAAACTATGGTTTACCTGTCTGATGGTGATGGTACTTTTACGGCTTCGTCAACCTTCAGCAATTCGGGCGCAAGCAGTGTTTCCGCTTCAACCGAATTTTATTTTGCTGATATAAACGGCGATGGCCGTGCCGATAAGATTTACTGGAGACCAGACCTTTACCTGGGTAAACTAAAAGTATATTATGCAACAACAGGCAGTGTATTTGACGGGCCAATTTATTCTTTAAGGGGTACTTCGCAAAGTGCAAACACTAATTTTTACTTTGCTGACATCAATGGTGATGGAAAAGCAGACCAGATCCGCTGGAACTATGCAGAAAATACAGGTGAATTAAGAAATTACTTCGCTAAATAA
- a CDS encoding HIT family protein, protein MIKVGDLEVSQLFLFKEQSHPGRCNVVYKDHGIEFHELSDEQRNAFMKDVAKVAKAIAAVFNPDKINYGAYADTLSHLHMHIVPKYKDGYGFGAVFEMNPQKVALSDVEYSEIIDKIKAAL, encoded by the coding sequence ATGATTAAAGTTGGAGATTTAGAAGTATCTCAATTGTTTCTGTTTAAAGAGCAATCACATCCGGGTCGCTGTAATGTGGTCTATAAAGACCATGGAATTGAGTTCCATGAATTGAGTGATGAGCAACGTAATGCATTTATGAAAGATGTGGCAAAGGTAGCAAAGGCTATTGCTGCTGTATTTAATCCTGATAAAATCAACTATGGGGCCTATGCGGATACCCTGTCTCATTTACACATGCATATTGTTCCTAAATATAAAGACGGCTACGGATTTGGTGCTGTTTTCGAAATGAACCCGCAAAAAGTTGCGCTTTCTGATGTTGAATATTCAGAAATTATCGATAAAATTAAAGCAGCGCTTTAA